A genomic stretch from Myripristis murdjan chromosome 12, fMyrMur1.1, whole genome shotgun sequence includes:
- the LOC115368753 gene encoding gastrula zinc finger protein XlCGF8.2DB-like, with protein sequence MKTEADGEEPARNSDPAADFQATSEGQLLSSHSSEGETDDSDDWEESREPQSGSNPQSELLSSDDGSDDAEKPSSCSVSKNTGEKLWSCSLCGKIFTRKETLNRHMNLHAEEKPFSCSVCGKGVTQKQTLVIHMRIHTGEKPFNCSACGKGFTQKQSFVTHMRIHTGEKPYMCSVCGKSFAHKHHFNTHLRVHTGEKPFNCTLCGKDFTRKGNFNTHMRIHTGEKPFNCSLCGKNFTRKGNFNTHMRTHTGEKPFSCSVCGKGFSDKSNLKAHRRVHTGEKAFTCSVCGRSFTRRADARSHECVCESSSSS encoded by the coding sequence atgaaaacagaagctGATGGAGAGGAACCAGCCAGGAACTCAGATCCAGCTGCTGATTTCCAAGCAACTAGTGAGGGCCAGCTCCTCTCTTCACACTCTTCTGAGGGTGagactgatgacagtgatgactgggaggagagcagagagcctcagtcaggttcaaacccacagagtgAACTCCTTTCCAGTGATGATGGATCTGATGATGCAGAGAAAccatcttcctgctctgtgagcaagaacacaggagagaaactgtGGAGTTGCTCTCTTTGTGGAAAAATATTTACACGAAAAgaaactttaaacagacataTGAACTTGCATGCAGaagagaaaccatttagctgctcagtgtgtggtaAAGGTgttacacagaaacaaactttGGTcatacacatgagaatccacaccggagagaaaccattcaacTGCTCAGCCTGTGGTAAAGGTTTTACACAGAAACAGTCCTTTGTCACACACATGAGaattcacacaggagagaaaccatataTGTGCTCAGTCTGTGGTAAAAGTTTTGCGCATAaacatcacttcaacacacacttgagagtccacacaggagagaaaccatttaacTGCACACTTTGTGGTAAAGATTTTACACGGAAAGGTAATTTCAACACTCACATGCGAATTCACACGGGAGAGAAACCGTTTaactgctccctctgtggtaaaAATTTTACACGGAAAGGTAACTTCAACACTCACATGAGAactcacacaggagagaaaccattcagctgctcagtctgtggtaaAGGTTTCAGTgataaaagtaatttaaaagCTCATaggagagtccacacaggagagaaagcattcacctgcagtgtgtgtgggagaagttTCACCAGGCGTGCAGATGCTAGAagccatgagtgtgtgtgtgagagcagcagcagcagttga
- the LOC115369185 gene encoding uncharacterized protein LOC115369185, with translation MASYDVTGGSRSPQLCPGSVRSRRWKRSGAIFRAWVRFVQVKRRDFTSASVTKNAVVCGAHFRPGDYHPSDMMEFRMGCRCPERVRLSAGSVPSVHTAAPSGPPSAAAPAAGGLNAHGSVRGSAQRKRQPCADLGDPTDAPTASAAVHVDPEEEAFSPPAPQPSVLHFGSQCNLKPSHHSSGCRCLLELTKQPAAILDGSLRRSQCIYFY, from the exons atggcgTCATATGACGTAACTGGAGGGAGTcggtctcctcagctctgccCCGGCTCAGTGCGCAGTCGTAGGTG GAAAAGGAGCGGAGCTATCTTCCGCGCCTGGGTGCGCTTTGTGCAGGTGAAGAGGCGGGACTTCACTTCGGCGTCTGTCACCAAAAACGCGGTCGTATGCGGCGCTCATTTCAGACCGGGGGATTATCATCCCAGCGACATGATGGAGTTCAGGATGGGATGCCGATGCCCGGAGCGGGTGAGACTCAGTGCAGGCTCGGTTCCCTCGGTGCACACAGCGGCTCCATCAGGTCCGCcgtcagcagcagctcctgccGCAGGTGGGCTCAATGCTCACGGATCCGTCAGAGGTTCAGCTCAACGAAAACGTCAACCGTGCGCC GATTTGGGAGATCCTACAGATGCACCTACAGCCAGCGCTGCAGTGCATGTAGACCCAGAGGAAGAGGCCTTCTCTCCACCGGCTCCTCAACCATCTGTGCTTCACTTTGGCTCACAGTGTAACCTGAAGCCTTCTCATCATTCATCAG GCTGCCGCTGCCTATTGGAGCTGACGAAGCAGCCGGCCGCCATCTTGGATGGGTCTCTAAGGCGCTCCcagtgcatttatttctacTGA